The following proteins are encoded in a genomic region of Nitrospirota bacterium:
- a CDS encoding DUF721 domain-containing protein, with protein sequence MGKKLDRVSSTLAGILRSRGMQGRLEEYRIFGQWEKTVGGLVASHARPTTMRGSKLFLTVDSPAWMQQLSLLKPEIIEKVNRGLGKDAVQDIALTLGEVPKAEHTPPAPRSFRAELTPDERTRIDDAVAEIRDPEVKAAFRRVMEKDVLSRKGNRI encoded by the coding sequence ATGGGAAAGAAACTGGATCGGGTCTCTTCCACGCTGGCAGGCATCCTGCGGTCACGGGGCATGCAGGGCCGACTTGAAGAGTACCGCATCTTCGGGCAATGGGAAAAGACCGTGGGCGGACTGGTGGCGAGCCATGCACGCCCGACAACGATGCGCGGCTCGAAACTGTTCCTGACCGTGGACAGCCCGGCCTGGATGCAGCAGCTGTCCCTGCTCAAGCCCGAGATCATCGAGAAGGTGAACAGGGGGCTCGGCAAGGACGCCGTACAGGACATCGCTCTCACGCTCGGCGAGGTCCCGAAGGCGGAGCATACACCCCCCGCCCCCCGGTCTTTCCGTGCGGAGCTGACCCCGGATGAACGTACGCGCATCGATGATGCCGTCGCGGAGATCCGTGACCCCGAGGTGAAGGCGGCCTTCCGGCGGGTCATGGAGAAGGACGTGCTCAGCAGGAAGGGCAATCGCATATAG
- the galT gene encoding galactose-1-phosphate uridylyltransferase produces MPELRKDPITGRWVIISSERGKRPADFQDQRGKRRGGFCPFDTGNERTTPHETLAYRENGQPDGPGWRLRVVPNKFPALQIEGDLNKQGEGIFDKMNGIGAHEVIIETPDHNATLASLPQKAVEEVLWSYRDRMEDLKKDRRFQYALIFKNEGLTAGATLEHSHSQLVALPIVPIQVQEEIDGCKRHFDLKERCIFCDIIRQEMHSGTRVVLETPLFIALAPYAPRFPFETWILPKRHVSCYACSTNEDYRDLAGLLQNVLRRIDRALSNPPYNYVVHTSPFRDERNDYYHWHIEVAPKLTSIAGFEWGSGFHINPTPPEEAAKFLRDIKA; encoded by the coding sequence ATGCCAGAACTACGGAAGGACCCGATCACCGGCCGCTGGGTCATCATTTCTTCGGAACGGGGAAAGCGGCCCGCCGATTTCCAGGACCAGCGGGGCAAACGGCGCGGGGGCTTCTGCCCCTTCGATACCGGGAACGAGCGGACTACGCCCCATGAAACGCTCGCGTACCGCGAGAACGGACAGCCTGACGGGCCGGGGTGGCGGCTGCGCGTCGTGCCGAACAAATTCCCGGCCCTCCAGATCGAAGGGGATCTCAACAAACAGGGCGAGGGCATCTTCGACAAGATGAACGGCATCGGCGCTCATGAGGTCATCATCGAAACGCCGGACCACAACGCTACCCTCGCGAGCCTTCCCCAGAAAGCGGTGGAGGAGGTTCTCTGGTCCTACCGCGACCGGATGGAGGACCTGAAAAAGGACCGCCGATTCCAGTACGCACTGATCTTCAAGAACGAGGGATTGACTGCCGGAGCAACCCTCGAGCATTCCCATTCGCAGCTCGTCGCGCTGCCCATCGTGCCGATCCAAGTGCAGGAGGAGATCGACGGATGCAAGCGCCACTTTGACCTGAAGGAGCGTTGCATCTTCTGCGACATCATCAGGCAGGAGATGCACTCGGGCACGCGTGTCGTCCTCGAGACGCCGCTCTTCATTGCCCTTGCGCCTTACGCACCGCGCTTCCCTTTTGAGACCTGGATCCTGCCGAAGCGGCACGTCTCCTGCTATGCCTGCTCGACCAACGAGGACTACCGGGACTTGGCCGGCTTGCTGCAGAACGTGCTGCGGCGCATCGACCGGGCGCTCTCGAACCCGCCCTACAATTACGTGGTCCACACCTCGCCCTTCCGCGACGAGCGGAACGATTACTACCACTGGCACATTGAGGTGGCGCCCAAGCTCACGAGCATCGCCGGCTTCGAATGGGGTTCGGGATTTCACATCAATCCCACGCCGCCCGAGGAGGCGGCAAAGTTTCTCCGCGACATCAAGGCATGA
- the glgA gene encoding glycogen synthase GlgA, giving the protein MKILFAASEAVPFAKTGGLADVAGSLPPALGARGHDVRLVMPRYGSIDPDRFGLKRVASFFVPLGSWRERCEVLQGSLDENVIAYFISQDTYFDRPELYQNRQGDFPDNAERFTFFSRAILELCRTLNFAPDIVHTNDWQTGLASFYFSTLYRGSPPFMRTKTVFTVHNLGYQGNFPREDMRYIGDAWNHFNPEGFEFWGDISFLKAGLVYSDVITTVSRTYSREIQTEEFGFGLEGVLARRAPDLYGIVNGIDYGAWDPAGDQAITRRYSAARPGGKALCRDDLRKRAGLPADGGPVIAMVSRLVDQKGFDILTDALPDILDMGVQFIVLGTGDERYERLLSDAAERYPEQVRVLLRYDEQLAKIIYAGCDLFVMPSLYEPCGLGQLIALRYGAVPVARRTGGLADTIRDYDEGPARGTGFLFNDYSALALTDAIRRAVEVFSEPKAWRRLVRSGMQQDFSWESSAREYEKVYRKALRKK; this is encoded by the coding sequence ATGAAGATTCTGTTTGCAGCATCCGAGGCGGTCCCCTTTGCCAAGACCGGAGGCCTAGCGGACGTTGCCGGGAGCCTTCCCCCGGCGCTCGGCGCCCGGGGGCATGATGTGCGCCTCGTGATGCCGCGCTACGGCAGCATCGACCCCGACCGCTTCGGCCTCAAGCGCGTTGCAAGTTTTTTCGTGCCCCTTGGCTCTTGGCGGGAACGTTGCGAGGTGCTGCAGGGCAGCCTTGATGAGAACGTCATCGCCTACTTCATCAGCCAGGACACCTATTTCGACCGCCCGGAGCTCTACCAGAACAGGCAGGGCGATTTCCCGGACAATGCCGAACGGTTCACCTTCTTCTCCCGCGCAATACTGGAGCTCTGCCGGACCCTGAACTTCGCGCCAGACATCGTCCATACCAACGACTGGCAGACGGGGCTCGCGTCCTTTTATTTCAGCACCCTCTACCGCGGCAGCCCGCCCTTCATGCGGACGAAGACCGTTTTTACGGTCCATAATCTCGGCTACCAGGGCAACTTCCCACGGGAGGACATGCGCTACATCGGGGACGCCTGGAACCATTTCAACCCCGAAGGATTCGAATTCTGGGGCGACATCAGCTTTCTCAAGGCGGGGCTGGTCTACTCCGACGTCATCACCACCGTGAGCAGGACCTACAGCCGCGAGATCCAGACCGAGGAGTTCGGATTCGGGCTCGAGGGAGTGCTCGCCAGGCGGGCTCCGGATCTGTACGGGATCGTGAACGGCATCGACTACGGAGCGTGGGACCCTGCGGGGGACCAGGCGATCACCAGGCGGTATTCCGCGGCCAGGCCCGGGGGCAAGGCCCTCTGCAGGGATGATCTCCGCAAGAGGGCGGGCCTGCCGGCCGACGGCGGACCCGTCATCGCCATGGTGTCGCGGCTGGTGGACCAGAAGGGGTTCGACATCCTGACCGATGCTCTCCCGGACATCCTAGACATGGGTGTGCAGTTCATCGTGCTGGGCACCGGCGACGAACGGTACGAGCGGCTCCTGTCCGATGCTGCCGAGCGGTATCCGGAGCAGGTGCGGGTCCTGCTTAGATACGACGAGCAGCTTGCGAAGATCATCTACGCCGGGTGCGACCTGTTCGTGATGCCGTCACTCTACGAACCGTGCGGCCTGGGGCAACTCATCGCGCTCCGGTACGGCGCCGTCCCCGTGGCCAGGCGGACCGGAGGGCTTGCGGACACCATCCGGGATTACGACGAAGGACCGGCCCGGGGGACGGGCTTCCTGTTCAACGACTACTCGGCGTTGGCGCTCACCGATGCCATCAGGCGCGCCGTGGAGGTGTTCAGTGAGCCGAAGGCGTGGCGACGCTTGGTGCGGTCCGGCATGCAGCAGGATTTCTCCTGGGAAAGCTCGGCCAGGGAATACGAGAAGGTCTACCGGAAGGCGTTGAGGAAGAAATAA